In one window of Canis aureus isolate CA01 chromosome 25, VMU_Caureus_v.1.0, whole genome shotgun sequence DNA:
- the CLEC4D gene encoding C-type lectin domain family 4 member D isoform X2: MMGQAEPQNKRGQHLQLIPWATAVFFISLLSACFIANCLVTHHNFLRCSKGMGVFKLPEYHTKLICTREISKLKGSRGSCCPFGWRAFQSNCYLPLNDNKTWAESERNCTSMGAHLATISTEAELNFIIQFLDRQFSYFLGLIDENHEGLWSSVDKTPFKPDILFRHEDEPNNQKENCVVLVNAQDKWALNDFPCNFETRRICKLPGTAFN; the protein is encoded by the exons ATGATGGGGCAAGCAGAACCTCAAAATAAAC GAGGCCAGCATCTGCAGCTGATCCCTTGGGCCACTGCTGTTTTTTTCATCTCACTTCTCAGTGCTTGTTTTATTGCAAATTGTTTGG TGACTCATCACAACTTTCTACGCTGCAGTAAAGGCATGGGAGTGTTCAAGTTACCAGAGTACCACACGAAGCTGATATGTACCAGAGAGATATCAAAATTGAAAG ggagcaggggcagttGCTGTCCTTTTGGCTGGAGAGCCTTCCAGTCCAACTGCTATCTTCCTCTTAATGACaacaagacctgggctgagagtGAAAGGAACTGCACGAGTATGGGGGCTCACTTGGCCACCATCAGCACAGAAGCTGAGCTG AACTTTATTATTCAATTTTTGGATAGACAGTTTTCATATTTCCTGGGACTTATAGATGAGAACCATGAAGGCCTGTGGTCGTCGGTGGACAAAACACCATTTAAACCAGATATTTT atttcgGCATGAGGATGAACCCAACAATCAGAAAGAAAATTGTGTTGTCCTTGTTAATGCTCAAGACAAATGGGCCTTGAATGATTTTCCTTGTAACTTTGAGACAAGAAGGATTTGTAAGTTACCTGGAACAGCATTCAACTAA
- the CLEC4D gene encoding C-type lectin domain family 4 member D isoform X4, translated as MMGQAEPQNKRGQHLQLIPWATAVFFISLLSACFIANCLGSRGSCCPFGWRAFQSNCYLPLNDNKTWAESERNCTSMGAHLATISTEAELNFIIQFLDRQFSYFLGLIDENHEGLWSSVDKTPFKPDILFRHEDEPNNQKENCVVLVNAQDKWALNDFPCNFETRRICKLPGTAFN; from the exons ATGATGGGGCAAGCAGAACCTCAAAATAAAC GAGGCCAGCATCTGCAGCTGATCCCTTGGGCCACTGCTGTTTTTTTCATCTCACTTCTCAGTGCTTGTTTTATTGCAAATTGTTTGG ggagcaggggcagttGCTGTCCTTTTGGCTGGAGAGCCTTCCAGTCCAACTGCTATCTTCCTCTTAATGACaacaagacctgggctgagagtGAAAGGAACTGCACGAGTATGGGGGCTCACTTGGCCACCATCAGCACAGAAGCTGAGCTG AACTTTATTATTCAATTTTTGGATAGACAGTTTTCATATTTCCTGGGACTTATAGATGAGAACCATGAAGGCCTGTGGTCGTCGGTGGACAAAACACCATTTAAACCAGATATTTT atttcgGCATGAGGATGAACCCAACAATCAGAAAGAAAATTGTGTTGTCCTTGTTAATGCTCAAGACAAATGGGCCTTGAATGATTTTCCTTGTAACTTTGAGACAAGAAGGATTTGTAAGTTACCTGGAACAGCATTCAACTAA
- the CLEC4D gene encoding C-type lectin domain family 4 member D isoform X3: MMGQAEPQNKLGGQHLQLIPWATAVFFISLLSACFIANCLGSRGSCCPFGWRAFQSNCYLPLNDNKTWAESERNCTSMGAHLATISTEAELNFIIQFLDRQFSYFLGLIDENHEGLWSSVDKTPFKPDILFRHEDEPNNQKENCVVLVNAQDKWALNDFPCNFETRRICKLPGTAFN, from the exons ATGATGGGGCAAGCAGAACCTCAAAATAAAC TAGGAGGCCAGCATCTGCAGCTGATCCCTTGGGCCACTGCTGTTTTTTTCATCTCACTTCTCAGTGCTTGTTTTATTGCAAATTGTTTGG ggagcaggggcagttGCTGTCCTTTTGGCTGGAGAGCCTTCCAGTCCAACTGCTATCTTCCTCTTAATGACaacaagacctgggctgagagtGAAAGGAACTGCACGAGTATGGGGGCTCACTTGGCCACCATCAGCACAGAAGCTGAGCTG AACTTTATTATTCAATTTTTGGATAGACAGTTTTCATATTTCCTGGGACTTATAGATGAGAACCATGAAGGCCTGTGGTCGTCGGTGGACAAAACACCATTTAAACCAGATATTTT atttcgGCATGAGGATGAACCCAACAATCAGAAAGAAAATTGTGTTGTCCTTGTTAATGCTCAAGACAAATGGGCCTTGAATGATTTTCCTTGTAACTTTGAGACAAGAAGGATTTGTAAGTTACCTGGAACAGCATTCAACTAA
- the CLEC4D gene encoding C-type lectin domain family 4 member D isoform X1, giving the protein MMGQAEPQNKLGGQHLQLIPWATAVFFISLLSACFIANCLVTHHNFLRCSKGMGVFKLPEYHTKLICTREISKLKGSRGSCCPFGWRAFQSNCYLPLNDNKTWAESERNCTSMGAHLATISTEAELNFIIQFLDRQFSYFLGLIDENHEGLWSSVDKTPFKPDILFRHEDEPNNQKENCVVLVNAQDKWALNDFPCNFETRRICKLPGTAFN; this is encoded by the exons ATGATGGGGCAAGCAGAACCTCAAAATAAAC TAGGAGGCCAGCATCTGCAGCTGATCCCTTGGGCCACTGCTGTTTTTTTCATCTCACTTCTCAGTGCTTGTTTTATTGCAAATTGTTTGG TGACTCATCACAACTTTCTACGCTGCAGTAAAGGCATGGGAGTGTTCAAGTTACCAGAGTACCACACGAAGCTGATATGTACCAGAGAGATATCAAAATTGAAAG ggagcaggggcagttGCTGTCCTTTTGGCTGGAGAGCCTTCCAGTCCAACTGCTATCTTCCTCTTAATGACaacaagacctgggctgagagtGAAAGGAACTGCACGAGTATGGGGGCTCACTTGGCCACCATCAGCACAGAAGCTGAGCTG AACTTTATTATTCAATTTTTGGATAGACAGTTTTCATATTTCCTGGGACTTATAGATGAGAACCATGAAGGCCTGTGGTCGTCGGTGGACAAAACACCATTTAAACCAGATATTTT atttcgGCATGAGGATGAACCCAACAATCAGAAAGAAAATTGTGTTGTCCTTGTTAATGCTCAAGACAAATGGGCCTTGAATGATTTTCCTTGTAACTTTGAGACAAGAAGGATTTGTAAGTTACCTGGAACAGCATTCAACTAA